One window of the Vigna radiata var. radiata cultivar VC1973A chromosome 1, Vradiata_ver6, whole genome shotgun sequence genome contains the following:
- the LOC106764559 gene encoding putative nuclease HARBI1 isoform X2 has product MESSEEENDGVSGNHVPKELIRLASNGAKFVDEVLNGQNECCLESFRMDKHVFYKLCNILQAKGLLRHTNRIKIEEQLAIFVFIIGHNLRTRAVQELFHYSGETISRHFNHVLNAIMSISLEQFQPPGSVVPSEISEDPRFYPYFKDCVGVIDGIHVPVTVGVDEQGPFRNKNGLLSQNILAACSFDLKFHYVLAGWEGSATDLQVFNSAITRRSKLQVPEGRYYIVDSKYPNVPGFVAPYSIPYYKEFPSDFHPQDATELFNQRHSLLRNVIDRTFGALKARFPILMSAPSYPLQTQVKLVVAACALHNFIRNEKPDDWIFKMYEHGSFPMEESEPQLEMAVEPKMDVESQTQASDHTFDSEEVVHASQLRNSIAAEMWNDFIQDFPPCKFH; this is encoded by the exons ATGGAGAGTTCTGAAGAGGAAAATGATGGAGTCTCCGGAAATCATGTCCCCAAGGAACTGATTCGTTTAGCATCTAATGGTGCAAAATTTGTTGACGAAGTACTCAATGGTCAAAATGAATGTTGTCTGGAGAGTTTTCGCATGGATAAACATGTATTTTATAAGTTATGTAATATCCTGCAAGCCAAGGGTTTATTGCGTCACACAAATCGAATCAAAATTGAAGAGCAACTAGCCATATTTGTGTTCATAATTGGACATAATCTACGGACAAGAGCAGTTCAAGAGTTATTTCATTATTCTGGGGAAACTATTAGTCGTCACTTTAACCATGTTTTGAATGCTATAATGTCAATTTCACTGGAACAATTTCAGCCTCCTGGTTCTGTTGTTCCTTCAGAAATCTCTGAAGATCCTAGATTTTATCCATATTTTAAA GATTGTGTGGGAGTAATTGATGGTATACATGTACCAGTGACGGTAGGTGTAGATGAGCAAGGACCTTTCCGCAACAAGAATGGTTTACTTTCACAGAATATTCTGGCAGCTTGCTCGTTTGACCTCAAGTTCCATTATGTTTTGGCTGGATGGGAAGGATCTGCTACAGACTTGCAAGTTTTTAATTCAGCAATTACAAGACGGAGCAAATTGCAGGTCCCTGAAG GTAGATACTACATCGTAGACAGTAAGTATCCAAATGTGCCAGGTTTCGTTGCTCCATATTCCATTCCCTACTACAAGGAATTTCCCAGCGATTTCCACCCACAAGATGCCACAGAACTATTCAATCAACGGCACTCATTATTACGAAACGTCATTGATCGAACTTTTGGGGCTTTAAAGGCACGATTTCCTATATTGATGTCTGCTCCTTCTTACCCATTACAAACACAAGTGAAGTTGGTGGTGGCTGCATGTGCATTACACAATTTCATTCGCAATGAGAAGCCAGATGATTGGATTTTCAAGATGTATGAGCATGGTTCATTTCCAATGGAGGAATCAGAACCCCAATTAGAAATGGCAGTGGAACCAAAGATGGATGTTGAGAGCCAGACTCAGGCATCAGATCATACTTTTGATTCTGAAGAAGTTGTACATGCTTCACAATTAAGGAACTCTATTGCTGCTGAAATGTGGAATGATTTTATCCAAGATTTCCCCCCATGtaaatttcattaa
- the LOC106764559 gene encoding putative nuclease HARBI1 isoform X1, with translation MESSEEENDGVSGNHVPKELIRLASNGAKFVDEVLNGQNECCLESFRMDKHVFYKLCNILQAKGLLRHTNRIKIEEQLAIFVFIIGHNLRTRAVQELFHYSGETISRHFNHVLNAIMSISLEQFQPPGSVVPSEISEDPRFYPYFKDCVGVIDGIHVPVTVGVDEQGPFRNKNGLLSQNILAACSFDLKFHYVLAGWEGSATDLQVFNSAITRRSKLQVPEGRYYIVDSKYPNVPGFVAPYSIPYYKEFPSDFHPQDATELFNQRHSLLRNVIDRTFGALKARFPILMSAPSYPLQTQVKLVVAACALHNFIRNEKPDDWIFKMYEHGSFPMEESEPQLEMAVEPKMDVESQTQASDHTFDSEEVVHASQLRNSIAAEMWNDFIQDFPPWYSNIFMGP, from the exons ATGGAGAGTTCTGAAGAGGAAAATGATGGAGTCTCCGGAAATCATGTCCCCAAGGAACTGATTCGTTTAGCATCTAATGGTGCAAAATTTGTTGACGAAGTACTCAATGGTCAAAATGAATGTTGTCTGGAGAGTTTTCGCATGGATAAACATGTATTTTATAAGTTATGTAATATCCTGCAAGCCAAGGGTTTATTGCGTCACACAAATCGAATCAAAATTGAAGAGCAACTAGCCATATTTGTGTTCATAATTGGACATAATCTACGGACAAGAGCAGTTCAAGAGTTATTTCATTATTCTGGGGAAACTATTAGTCGTCACTTTAACCATGTTTTGAATGCTATAATGTCAATTTCACTGGAACAATTTCAGCCTCCTGGTTCTGTTGTTCCTTCAGAAATCTCTGAAGATCCTAGATTTTATCCATATTTTAAA GATTGTGTGGGAGTAATTGATGGTATACATGTACCAGTGACGGTAGGTGTAGATGAGCAAGGACCTTTCCGCAACAAGAATGGTTTACTTTCACAGAATATTCTGGCAGCTTGCTCGTTTGACCTCAAGTTCCATTATGTTTTGGCTGGATGGGAAGGATCTGCTACAGACTTGCAAGTTTTTAATTCAGCAATTACAAGACGGAGCAAATTGCAGGTCCCTGAAG GTAGATACTACATCGTAGACAGTAAGTATCCAAATGTGCCAGGTTTCGTTGCTCCATATTCCATTCCCTACTACAAGGAATTTCCCAGCGATTTCCACCCACAAGATGCCACAGAACTATTCAATCAACGGCACTCATTATTACGAAACGTCATTGATCGAACTTTTGGGGCTTTAAAGGCACGATTTCCTATATTGATGTCTGCTCCTTCTTACCCATTACAAACACAAGTGAAGTTGGTGGTGGCTGCATGTGCATTACACAATTTCATTCGCAATGAGAAGCCAGATGATTGGATTTTCAAGATGTATGAGCATGGTTCATTTCCAATGGAGGAATCAGAACCCCAATTAGAAATGGCAGTGGAACCAAAGATGGATGTTGAGAGCCAGACTCAGGCATCAGATCATACTTTTGATTCTGAAGAAGTTGTACATGCTTCACAATTAAGGAACTCTATTGCTGCTGAAATGTGGAATGATTTTATCCAAGATTTCCCCCCAT GGTACTCAAATATTTTCATGGGACCATAA
- the LOC106770472 gene encoding uncharacterized protein LOC106770472, protein MTSPKAIGFVGVDEFSLEMAHSAIRRGYGVRAFEINNPVIEEIVKLGGVRCSSPSEAGRDVTALVILISHIDQTNDLIFGDEGALKGLKPDTVLILRSTLLPSFLHKLEKDLAEIHEIDYVVDAYVSYGRSDASNGKVIIVSSGRLDAIARAHHILTAMCEKLFTFEGEIGGGSKVKMVNVMLEGIHFINAVEALSLGAKIGIHPWIIYDIISNAAGNSWAFKNYLPLLLKGEVNHQILNTFIKELETILNMSKSLTFPLPILAATHLQLIHGASLVDSGEDVTVLTKVWEKVYGVKILDAANADAYNPEQLASKFTTDSKSVRKIGFIGLGAMGFGMATHLLRSEFCVVGYDVYKPTLTRFTDAGGLIGNSPAEVSKDVEVLIIMVTNESQAENVLYGENGAVSALTPGASIILSSTVSPAYVSQLEHRLQNEGKNLKLVDAPVSGGVQRASLGTLTIMASGTDDALKSAGQVLAALSEKLYIIKGGCGSGSGIKMINQLLAGVHIAAAAEAIAFAARLGLNTRSLFNFITISGGTSWMFENRGQHMIDNDYTPCSALDIFVKDMGIVTRESSTWKVPLQLSTIAHQLYLAGSSAGWGRIDDAGVVKVYEMLTGVRVEGKLQAQRKDTMLRSLPPEWPQDHVLDVQTLKESNSKILVVLDDDPTGTQTVHDIEVLTEWTTESLIEQFRKSPKCFFILTNSRSLSSDKASALIKEICRNLDTAAKSFDNIDYSVVLRGDSTLRGHFPEEADAVVSVLGEMDAWIICPFFLQGGRYTIADTHYVDDSDMLVPAGDTEFAKDASFGYKSSNLRDWVEEKTNGRILASSVASVSIQLLRKGGPNAVCQHLCSLQKGTICIVNAASERDMTVFALGMIKAELTGKRFLCRTAASFVSALMGIISKPPILPSDLGIASEKNGGLIVVGSYVPKTTKQVEELKLQCGQFLKSIEVSVEKLAMSPIEVREEEISRTAELADVYLKAHKDTLIMTSRNLITGRTAAESLDINYKVSSALVEIVKRVTTKPRYIIAKGGITSSDLATKALGARCAKIVGQALAGIPLWQLGPESRHPGIPYIVFPGNVGNSTALAEVVKSWTYPIIFTSTKEILNNAEKGGYAVGAFNVYNLEGVEAVVSAAEEEQSPAILQIHPGALKQGGIPLVACCISAAKQASVPITVHFDHGTSKQDLVEALDLGFSSIMVDGSHLSFNENAAFTKFITLLAHSKNMLVEAELGRLSGTEDDLTVEEFEARLTDVNMASKFIDETGIDALAVCIGNVHGKYPASGPNLRLDLLKELHALSLKKGVHLVLHGASGLSKELVKECINLGVRKFNVNTEVRKAYMDSLITPKNDLVHVMASAKEAMKAVVAEKMHLFGSAGKA, encoded by the exons ATGACGTCTCCGAAGGCGATCGGTTTTGTCGGCGTTGATGAGTTCAGCTTGGAGATGGCGCATTCTGCGATTCGCCGTGGATACGGTGTGCGAGCTTTTGAG ATAAATAATCCTGTCATTGAAGAAATCGTGAAGCTTGGAGGAGTGAGATGTTCAAGCCCATCGGAAGCTGGGAGAG ATGTAACAGCTCTAGTTATCCTAATATCTCACATAGATCAAACTAATGATCTCATTTTTGGAGATGAGGGTGCTTTGAAAG GTCTAAAACCAGATACTGTTCTTATTCTCCGTTCCACCTTATTACCATCATTTCTCCATAAACTGGAGAAGGATCTAGCAG AAATTCATGAgattgattatgttgttgatgcaTATGTCTCTTATGGGAGATCCGATGCTTCGAATGGAAAAGTCATC ATTGTATCATCTGGAAGACTAGATGCAATTGCACGTGCACATCATATTCTTACTG CAATGTGTGAAAAGCTCTTCACTTTTGAGGGTGAAATTGGTGGTGGCAG CAAGGTTAAAATGGTTAATGTGATGCTGGAAGGCATTCATTTCATTAATGCAGTGGAGGCTCTCTCTCTTGGTGCCAAAATTGGAATTCATCCTTGGATAATCTATGATATAATTTCCAATGCTGCAGGAAATTCATG GGCGTTCAAGAATTATTTACCCCTTTTGTTGAAGGGAGAGGTTAATCATCAAATTCTGAACACTTTTATTAAGGAGTTG GAAACCATTTTGAATATGTCCAAGTCACTTACTTTTCCGCTTCCAATTTTGGCTGCTACTCATCTTCAACTTATTCACG gGGCTTCACTTGTTGATAGTGGAGAAGATGTTACAGTATTGACCAAG GTTTGGGAAAAGGTTTACGGGGTTAAAATTTTAGATGCTGCAAATGCTGATGCGTATAACCCAGAGCAACTGGCATCTAAATTTACTACTGATTCTAAGAGTGTGAGAAAGATTGGTTTTATCGGCCTTGGAGCTATGGGATTTGGCATGGCAACTCATTTACTGAGATCAGAATTCTGCGTTGTTGGTTATGAC gtGTATAAACCAACCCTAACACGATTCACAGATGCTGGCGGCCTCATTGGAAATTCTCCAGCTGAAGTGAGCAAAG ATGTTGAAGTTCTCATAATTATGGTCACAAATGAATCGCAAGcagaaaatgttttatatggAGAAAATGGTGCAGTTTCAG CTCTTACACCTGGAGCATCTATCATTCTTTCTTCCACGGTTTCCCCTGCATACGTGAGTCAGTTGGAGCATAGATTGCAAA ATGAAGGTAAGAATTTGAAGTTGGTGGATGCCCCGGTTTCTGGAGGTGTTCAGAGGGCCTCATTGGGAACACTTACG ATAATGGCTTCAGGAACTGATGATGCCCTTAAGAGTGCTGGTCAGGTCTTAGCAG CCTTGAGTGAGAAGCTTTATATCATCAAAGGTGGTTGTGGTTCTGGAAG TGGTATAAAGATGATTAACCAATTGCTTGCTGGAGTTCACATTGCCGCAGCTGCTGAGGCAATAGCATTTGCAGCTCGGTTGGGTTTGAATACAAGATCGTTGTTCAATTTCATTACGATTAGTGGGGGAACTTCTTG GATGTTTGAGAATCGTGGCCAACACATGATAGACAATGATTACACACCATGTTCAGCACTTGATATCTTTGTGAAGGACATG GGAATTGTTACTCGTGAATCATCTACATGGAAAGTTCCACTTCAGCTATCAACTATTGCTCACCAACTATATCTGGCAG GTTCTTCTGCTGGCTGGGGACGGATTGATGATGCTGGTGTTGTCAAG GTTTACGAGATGCTAACTGGTGTAAGAGTTGAAGGAAAACTTCAGGCACAAAGGAAAGACACTATGTTACGTTCTCTTCCACCAGAGTGGCCCCAAGATCATGTTCTTGATGTACAAACACTAAAAGAAAGCAATTCAAAGATTTTAGTTGTATTAGATGATGATCCGACAGGAACACAAACTGTTCATGATATTGAGGTATTAACAGAATG GACTACTGAGTCACTGATTGAGCAGTTTAGGAAAAGTCCAAAATGCTTTTTCATTTTGACAAACTCCAGGTCACTTAGTTCTGACAAG GCCAGTGCACTGATAAAAGAGATTTGCAGAAATCTGGACACTGCAGCGAAATCATTTGACAACATTGACTATTCGGTAGTTTTGAGGGGAGATTCAACTTTACGAGGTCATTTTCCAGAG GAAGCAGATGCCGTTGTTTCAGTATTGGGTGAAATGGATGCATGGATAATTTGTCCCTTTTTCCTTCAAGGGGGTCGTTATACTATTGCAGACACACACTATGTTGATGATTCTGATAT GCTTGTTCCAGCAGGGGACACAGAGTTTGCCAAAGATGCTTCCTTTGGCTACAAATCTTCAAACCTGCGTGAT TGGGTAGAGGAGAAAACAAATGGCCGAATACTTGCAAGTAGTGTTGCATCTGTTTCTATCCAACTTTTGAGGAAAGGAGGTCCAAATGCAGTTTGTCAGCATCTGTGCAGTCTGCAGAAG GGGACAATATGCATAGTTAATGCAGCCAGTGAACGAGACATGACTGTATTTGCACTTGGAATGATCAAG GCAGAATTGACAGGAAAACGTTTCTTGTGTCGCACTGCTGCTAGTTTTGTCTCTGCCCTTATGGGAATCATCTCTAAGCCTCCAATATTGCCAAGTGATCTAGGAATAGCTAGTGAAAAGAATGGTGGTCTGATAGTTGTGGGGTCCTATGTTCCAAAAACAACAAAGCAG GTTGAAGAACTCAAACTACAGTGTGGTCAGTTCTTAAAAAGCATTGAG GTATCAGTTGAAAAACTTGCAATGAGCCCTATTGAGGTGAGGGAGGAGGAAATCAGTAGAACAGCTGAATTAGCAGACGTATATCTTAAAGCTCATAAAGACACTTTAATAATGACCAGCCGAAATCTCATAACTGGAAGAA CTGCAGCTGAGAGTTTGGACATTAACTATAAAGTGAGTTCTGCTTTGGTGGAAATAGTGAAAAGAGTAACTACAAAACCTCGCTATATAATTGCAAAG GGTGGTATTACGTCTTCAGACCTCGCTACAAAAGCCCTTGGTGCAAGATGTGCGAAGATAGTTGGACAAGCACTTGCTGGTATTCCCTTGTGGCAATTAGGCCCTGAAAGTAGACATCCTGGAATTCCTTACATTGTCTTCCCTg GTAATGTTGGTAACAGCACAGCATTGGCAGAAGTTGTGAAGTCATGGACTTACCCAATCATTTTTACATCAACGAAAGAAATTCTTAAT AATGCAGAAAAGGGTGGTTATGCTGTTGGAGCATTTAATGTCTACAATTTGGAAGGAGTTGAAGCTGTTGTTTCTGCTGCAGAGGAAGAACAGAGTCCTGCTATATTACAG ATCCATCCAGGGGCCTTGAAGCAAGGAGGAATTCCCTTGGTTGCTTGTTGCATTTCTGCTGCAAAGCAAGCCAGT GTTCCAATTACTGTTCACTTTGATCATGGAACTTCAAAGCAGGATCTTGTGGAAGCTCTTGATCtg GGATTCAGTTCCATTATGGTTGATGGTTCACATCTTTCTTTCAACGAAAATGCTGcattcacaaaatttataacattactGGCGCACTCAAAAAATATGCTGGTGGAAGCTGAGTTAGGAAGATTGTCGGGGACAGAAGATGATTTGACTGTAGAAGAGTTTGAAGCCAGACTAACCGATGTGAATATG GCATCAAAATTCATAGATGAGACCGGAATAGATGCTTTGGCAGTGTGTATTGGTAATGTGCATGGGAAGTACCCTGCTAGTGGTCCAAATCTCAGACTTGATCTGCTGAAG GAGCTGCATGCTTTGAGCCTGAAGAAAGGAGTTCATCTGGTGCTTCATGGTGCGTCTGGTTTGAGCAAAGAACTTGTTAAG GAGTGCATAAATCTTGGTGTTAGGAAGTTCAATGTGAACACCGAAGTAAGGAAAGCATACATGGACTCCCTGATTACCCCCAAGAACGATCTAGTTCATGTCATGGCTTCTGCTAAGGAAGCCATGAAAGCTGTGGTTGCAGAAAAGATGCATCTCTTTGGTTCAGCAGGAAAGGcgtaa